In Fusarium poae strain DAOMC 252244 chromosome Unknown contig_2, whole genome shotgun sequence, a single genomic region encodes these proteins:
- a CDS encoding uncharacterized protein (SECRETED:SignalP(1-15)), producing the protein MKFFSVLAIFSGVLAAPSTRGGGDDDSFFDPCPTIYGEVLCCNPGVGNFDINCVKPTIAPTSIDDFKASCASVGKNARCCIAPIVS; encoded by the exons ATGAAGTTCTTCTCAGTTCTTGCCATCTTCTCTGGCGTCCTCGCTGCTCCTTCTACTCGTGGTGGCGGCGACGATGATAGCTTCTTTGATCCCTGCCCAACTATCTATGGCGAGGTTTTGTGCTGTAACCCTGGTGTTGGTAATTTTGATATTAACTGTGTCAAAC CTACTATTGCTCCTACAAGTATCGATGACTTCAAGGCCAGTTGCGCCAGTGTTGGCAAGAATGCCCGTTGCTGCATTGCCCCTATAGTAAGTTAA